In a genomic window of Carassius carassius chromosome 43, fCarCar2.1, whole genome shotgun sequence:
- the LOC132125211 gene encoding histone H4: MSGRGKGGKGLGKGGAKRHRKVLRDNIQGITKPAIRRLARRGGVKRISGLIYEETRGVLKVFLENVIRDAVTYTEHAKRKTVTAMDVVYALKRQGRTLYGFGG, translated from the coding sequence ATGTCTGGAAGAGGTAAAGGTGGTAAAGGGCTCGGGAAAGGAGGCGCTAAGCGTCACCGTAAAGTTCTTCGGGATAACATCCAGGGCATCACCAAACCCGCCATCCGTCGTCTCGCTCGCCGCGGCGGGGTCAAGCGTATCTCCGGTCTGATCTACGAGGAGACCCGCGGTGTGCTGAAGGTGTTCCTGGAGAACGTGATCCGCGATGCCGTGACCTACACCGAGCACGCCAAGAGAAAGACCGTCACCGCCATGGACGTCGTGTACGCGCTGAAACGACAGGGACGCACTCTGTACGGCTTCGGAGGATAA